A part of Vigna radiata var. radiata cultivar VC1973A chromosome 11, Vradiata_ver6, whole genome shotgun sequence genomic DNA contains:
- the LOC106777714 gene encoding protein LOL1 isoform X1 has protein sequence MPVPLAPYPPPPPPPRPPPYTPPPNGPQNQLVCSGCRNLLLYPVGATSVCCAVCHAVTTVPPPEMAQLVCGGCHILLMYIRGATSVQCSCCHTVNLALEANQVAHVNCGNCKMLLRYPYGARSVKCAVCSFVTLVGMQASTSTTEQKFST, from the exons ATGCCGGTTCCACTTGCCCCCTACCctccaccacctccaccacctcGGCCACCTCCATATACGCCTCCACCAAATG GTCCGCAGAACCAACTTGTCTGTTCTGGGTGTAGAAACCTCCTGCTTTATCCGGTTGGAGCCACCTCTGTGTGCTGTGCTGTTTGCCATGCAGTCACAACTGTGCCACCTCCTG AAATGGCCCAGTTAGTATGTGGAGGCTGTCACATTCTCCTCATGTACATCCGTGGAGCCACAAGTGTGCAATGCTCTTGTTGTCACACAGTCAATCTGGCTTTGGAAG CAAATCAAGTGGCACATGTCAACTGTGGGAACTGTAAGATGCTACTGAGGTACCCATATGGAGCAAGATCCGTGAAATGTGCCGTTTGCAGTTTTGTAACATTAGTTGGG ATGCAGGCCTCAACAAGTACCACTGAGCAGAAATTCAGCACCTAA
- the LOC106777714 gene encoding protein LOL1 isoform X2, which yields MPVPLAPYPPPPPPPRPPPYTPPPNGPQNQLVCSGCRNLLLYPVGATSVCCAVCHAVTTVPPPEMAQLVCGGCHILLMYIRGATSVQCSCCHTVNLALEANQVAHVNCGNCKMLLRYPYGARSVKCAVCSFVTLVGASTSTTEQKFST from the exons ATGCCGGTTCCACTTGCCCCCTACCctccaccacctccaccacctcGGCCACCTCCATATACGCCTCCACCAAATG GTCCGCAGAACCAACTTGTCTGTTCTGGGTGTAGAAACCTCCTGCTTTATCCGGTTGGAGCCACCTCTGTGTGCTGTGCTGTTTGCCATGCAGTCACAACTGTGCCACCTCCTG AAATGGCCCAGTTAGTATGTGGAGGCTGTCACATTCTCCTCATGTACATCCGTGGAGCCACAAGTGTGCAATGCTCTTGTTGTCACACAGTCAATCTGGCTTTGGAAG CAAATCAAGTGGCACATGTCAACTGTGGGAACTGTAAGATGCTACTGAGGTACCCATATGGAGCAAGATCCGTGAAATGTGCCGTTTGCAGTTTTGTAACATTAGTTGGG GCCTCAACAAGTACCACTGAGCAGAAATTCAGCACCTAA